A region of the Cryptomeria japonica unplaced genomic scaffold, Sugi_1.0 HiC_scaffold_400, whole genome shotgun sequence genome:
ACATTTCATTATTTTGAAAGTTGTGAACTTCAAAATGAAATTATATATGACAATGACATATATACACTGATTCCACTCTGTACAgcgatttaaaaaattaaaaaacttatgAAATAAATCTGCATATCATATCTATGGAAAATGAAATGAATCTGCATATCACATCTATGAAAACTGAATACAGCAATTAAGAAAATGCCTACATTCATAAATATAAAGTATCAACAATTGTATGTAGCACACTCAAactttttcccctcttcaccttTCTTCACCTCCAACCGAAACCCCTTCTTCATTATTCCATGCCTCCTCAGCGcatttgaaatttccttataattacAACAATAACAGGTCAAATTAGCAGATGCTACCATTGTAATTATCCATTCTCCTTCACGCACCTTAAGCCCATAGTTGGGATCAAGTGATGCATTTATATCCTCTACTGAAGTATGGCTATCAACCACAACAACAAAGCATCCAATAACGAAACTCAATTCTAACCAGTTTGGACAAGCACCACTTTCAATCACTCCATCGACGCCAATGTTAGCATCAGAAAACAGACATTCATTTAAGAGGACTCTGCTCCGTCCACTGGTTTTCCAAGCATATACATTACCTCCGATGGGACACCCTGAAATTAAAAGACAAAATACTCAAATCATCTACCTCAAATTCTTTTCATGTACACAGCACTCAAAACATATTACTTAAGAAAAAATAGAATTTTGTTAAGAACAAATTACAAGGCAAAGCTCAAGGGatctaatgaaataaataaaagacTTCTGTAAAAAATGGTATATTTATGCAGGCCAGTGAAAGAGGAGTATTGAAACCATTACCTTCAACTTATGAATGCAATTCCGTATTACTGCATTGCTGCAGTAACAAAGTTTCATATATTTTGGTAGATGGAGGTCTTCAATGCCTGATATGCTATGTAGATTCTCACAGGAGTCGATAACAATTCTCTCCAAGTAGCTCAGTCTGAAAAGATTTGGCAACTCCTCAAGCTCTGGACAGTCGCTAATAATTAGCTCTCTAAGCTCCATATGGTCACAGATTCCTGCTACTATTTGCAAATCTTTGCATCTTTGTAGAGACAGACTGATGAGTGTGGCAAGATCTGGCAATTCCTCCAGCTCAGGACAATCACTAATACACAACCGTCTAATCTCAAAGTTACCTGACACACTCTTCAAATTATGACAACCATTCAATTGGAGATATTCTAACTTTCCACATCTATCAATTAAAATCCTCTTGAGGCAACTTGGACCTACAAAAGCTGGGATCTCCACGATCTCAGGACAGTCACGGATGCTTAATTCTACAAGCTTTTGACAACAAAACTGTGCTGTTTTTAAATTTTGACAATCGTTCAGCACAAAGCATTTCAGCATCACATTTCTATCAAATTTTATCCTCTCCAGACACCTCATACTACTGAAACACAAGTACTCAAACTCGAGCTTTCCACAACCAGAAATTTCAATTTCTACAAGATTTACAAGATTGGGTATTCCTAACACACTTCCCAGTTTTTTACAATTTGTAATCTCAACATAACTTAATGTCTCTATCATTCTTAAATCCACTTCCACAAGTTCCTTCATGTCATGAAGTTTGATAGACTCAAGGCTTGGATGGTTCATTTCACTAATTAAGATCTTGGATACACAGTCTTCATCGCTGATCTCCAGCTTTTCAAGGCCACTCATAGGGCCCTCAGCACTACAGGACGGCCTTTCATTATCCCAGTCCATCTCATTAAATTGGAAATTCAAGATAACCAAAGATTCACGCAGAATGTTCTGGCCTCTTTTAGTGGAAACCTGCTCCCCCTTTAATGTGGAAGACCTGAGGCATAAACTACAAAGATTCATATTGAGAGATTCTAGTAAAGGCAAACCTGCTATTGGCAATCCTCGGGAATCTAAGAGAACTTTCTCTAAAGTATCTGACATTCCTAGATCTGGGATCTCTTTCAAAAAAGTTTCAGAAATTTGCAGCTCTTTCAACTGGGAGGGTACCTGAAATTCAAGATAAATTTGTGTAAAATTCTCAACGATTAAATAAATAGCCAAGAAACAACCATACCATGATGAATTTTACACTTCAAGGAGATTTAGTTTTTGACTGAGAAGATCAAAGTACCTGCATGTGATCCTCCCACAACCTATTGAATCGTCCACCTTTTATTTTTAAACATTGCAATTTTCGAAGAGGAATCCATGATGGAATGCTTGGTAGTTCACTGGAATTGCCCTCAAGCTGTAACCATAGTAAGAAAGCTGATGTCTCAACACAACTATCTGATTGGGCTAAAAAGAATGTAACTTGAGAGCCCATGGACTCGTCAAAAATGGATTGGAAACACCTGACATTGGTTTTGGCGAGTATAGTCTCATGACCCATTAATTCCTGCATGCACAGAATCAGCTCAGATTTCTCTTTATGTAATAAAAAGTTAAGATCTGGAATATTGCAATATTAAGGATAAAAACTGAAAGGATTACCAAGGATTTCAGATCTTGAGGACGCCACAGGCGATGAGGAGGGCTGTGCTCATGTGCCATTTCTCTTCCCAAGTCCCTCAGGTGGTTATGCATTCTCAATACAGCTCCCTCATATGTATTGAAATTTTCTATTACCTTTTCTTCTACAAGACACTTTTCTTTGAGTGTTTGCATTGTACTTTGAGCGTCCCATCCCGATCCCTCCCATACTCTTTCAGCTATACTCTTTGGTTTCCCCACAAAAAAGCAAGCAATATCCATGAAAATTTGTTTTTCTTCGTCTTCTAATGCATCAAAACTTATTCTAAGTCTTTGCTTTACATCCTGTGGGAGCAGCTCTTTAACTTCAATCAACATTGACCTCCAATATTCTTGATCTCTACCACGAACTTGTCCACCCAGAACTTCAAGAGACAAAGGTAAGCCTCCACATATGCCTATGAAGTCGTCAACCAGCACCTCATACCCGCTGCGTGGATGAGCTTGGCTGAAGGCATGCCAACAGAAGAGTTCCCTTGCATCATTTTTATCCATTTCTTTTAAATTATAATCAACAGTAATCCCTGCGGTTATAAGCACACCCACGTCACGGGTCGTAACAATAACCAGACTATTTTCCGATTTCTTTAAGATATCCATGATTCGTAGAGAACTTAACTGCACCACATTATCGATGTCATCTAAAACAATCATGAAGCTTAAAGTGGGGCTCCTTTGTAGATAATCTTCAATACAGCTTGTTCCTTCCTCTGTGCTTCTAAATGTCAGATTTTTGTCGAAGAGATCTTTGAGAAGCCGACTTTGTAAAGAAGGTAGTTCATTTCTCATAGACTGTTCTCTCACATCAGACAAAAAACTTGCTCCATAGTAATTTGAACGCATTCGGTTAAACAACTCTTTGGCGAGAGTTGTCTTCCCCAGTCCGCTCATGCCAAAAATGCCAATGATGTTAGGCTTATGCTTCCTTTCTCCCAGCCCGTACTGGTTTTCAAAATCTTGTACACGTTCATGAAGGCATCGCCTTTCAAAATCTTTCACAAGATTTTTAAGCCCCACTGGATGTTCAGCAACATGCAAACATGTTTTCCTTTGAACTTCCTTTTGCACAACTTCTACTATTTTTTCGCAATCCCCAGCACTGAAACATTATAAAATAAAAGAAGTATCTCGTGAGAAAATGTAACTTAGGAAAATCATACAAGGTAAAACTACCTTAAGAAATATTACCTGTTATATTCTTTGCCGGCTGTAAATGACAGAGACTGAAGGGCTTTCATCCAAGCATCAAGCTTGTCCGAGTATCTGCCCTTTTCTTTATACTCAAAGAATGCATCATGGTAATGTCCACTTTGTATGTAGCGGAGATCAGAAGGCTTCACTTTATAATACACGGGAATAATTTTAGCCTTGCTTTCTAACATGAGAAGCAGCTCAGCCAAACACCAAGGGGACTCTGCATATCTTGGGGAAAAGATGGCTATGTGTACCTTAGCAGAGCGAATGGCTGTCTCAACATTAGAAGGAAACGAATTTTCAAGTTCCTTCTCTTGGGAATTAAGAAATGCCCGTATTCCCAACTGCTCAAGGGAATTGTAAAGCTGAGTAGCCAGAGTAAGTTTGACATCGAGGCCTCTGTGGTTGATGAACACATCATACAATGTTGAAGATTCAGAAACCTTCCTTCTTTTGCCGGCAGGTTCTATTTCAGAGAAAGCACTAAATGCCTGATTTTCCTGGttagatgatgaagaagatgccATTGCTTCCAATTCAAAGGCTAACAACCCCTTAAGAATTAGAAAGAAAGAGCAGGACGCCAAAGATTAGATTGCGTAATGATAGATGAGTTATATATGGAAAAGAAAGACAAGCGTGAATTAAATAGACAATACCGCAGGTGGATTCTGTACTTTCCTTGTTCCTTCCTCGAAACGTCAAGGAAAAGAAGGAGGAAAATCTATGCTAGCGCTGACCTGTTCAAAGAAGCCGGCAAGATCAATTCCTTCTCGACAAATTCAAGGCAAACAAAAGAATGGGAAGTAAAATACGAGAAATTAGGAATCGGTCATTTCCTGGAAAGAATCGAAGgagaaaaagagaaataaaatggCGAGTAAACGAACAAGTACATAGACAAACGAGATTGGACTTGATTTGTATAATGTTTTAATACAACCTTGAAATACATACAAGTTTGTCTAGagcatttataaaatatttttattacataTTTGCTTCGATCAAATGGAAGAAAATATTTGTAACAATTTTAAGTTTGATCATATTATAGTTGTTGATTATTCTTTATGCTTGTACAAAATGAATTTGGGAAAACCTTTTTAGTTGTTCATTTATTTAATTTCTACACATTgaaacaagaagtttatggacttCTATCACAAATGTATGGTTGGTCTTGTGTAAAAAGGTACAAATTGTAGAAAACTAAAAGTTTGTATTAAGAAAAGAGAGAATATAATATTGGTAGTGTGGGAAAATCACTCTACACAATAATATACGAATATCAAGCATGCACATGCATACCATCAAATAGTGAATacattatatttgatttttttcaaaagCATATATTGTGAAGATTGTAACAAAATGAATAAATTGAAAGTTTACCTTGAGAAGGTTGCATTCAAAATTGTGTACCTATACTCATTATAATGAGAGAGATGTACTTGAGACTCTTTGTTTTTCATAATAATTATGTATGGAGTGTTTTTTATTCTTGAATATTGATTAAAGGAGAATGGTGAttctatttgaatattttttttaatttatctctAGATATAACTATTAAATTTAAGGATTGTCTTTTTGTTTTACCTATATTGGATCTTGCTTTGTTGAGTATTAATCCTTGAGAGCTATGAATGGTAATTTCCCATGCCATGGACAATGATATTTGTTTATGGTTACATAAATAGATGGATGTTGCTTTGTTTATCAGCACTTTCTCCAAAAATTGTCTTACCTCCTCCCTCTATCAACAACCACCAATCAACTACCTACTCCCCCCACAGAGTAGACCACATCAATACCACATCAATCTGGGATAAAAAGATATGATTTGAGCTCAACATAAGACCAACCATCTTCAGCACAAAGAGGTATGCGctcttggtttccaaaaccatcttcaATGCCGAAGAGGTAATTTGTGTCATAAACAACATCTTTCTTATCCCATGACACGttacacattgcacatagcaacttccaaCACAATGACACCTCTGTCATCAATAATGGTCACCTTACCAAATACAATGTAAGTACCACATAT
Encoded here:
- the LOC131035319 gene encoding disease resistance protein Roq1-like translates to MASSSSSNQENQAFSAFSEIEPAGKRRKVSESSTLYDVFINHRGLDVKLTLATQLYNSLEQLGIRAFLNSQEKELENSFPSNVETAIRSAKVHIAIFSPRYAESPWCLAELLLMLESKAKIIPVYYKVKPSDLRYIQSGHYHDAFFEYKEKGRYSDKLDAWMKALQSLSFTAGKEYNSAGDCEKIVEVVQKEVQRKTCLHVAEHPVGLKNLVKDFERRCLHERVQDFENQYGLGERKHKPNIIGIFGMSGLGKTTLAKELFNRMRSNYYGASFLSDVREQSMRNELPSLQSRLLKDLFDKNLTFRSTEEGTSCIEDYLQRSPTLSFMIVLDDIDNVVQLSSLRIMDILKKSENSLVIVTTRDVGVLITAGITVDYNLKEMDKNDARELFCWHAFSQAHPRSGYEVLVDDFIGICGGLPLSLEVLGGQVRGRDQEYWRSMLIEVKELLPQDVKQRLRISFDALEDEEKQIFMDIACFFVGKPKSIAERVWEGSGWDAQSTMQTLKEKCLVEEKVIENFNTYEGAVLRMHNHLRDLGREMAHEHSPPHRLWRPQDLKSLELMGHETILAKTNVRCFQSIFDESMGSQVTFFLAQSDSCVETSAFLLWLQLEGNSSELPSIPSWIPLRKLQCLKIKGGRFNRLWEDHMQVPSQLKELQISETFLKEIPDLGMSDTLEKVLLDSRGLPIAGLPLLESLNMNLCSLCLRSSTLKGEQVSTKRGQNILRESLVILNFQFNEMDWDNERPSCSAEGPMSGLEKLEISDEDCVSKILISEMNHPSLESIKLHDMKELVEVDLRMIETLSYVEITNCKKLGSVLGIPNLVNLVEIEISGCGKLEFEYLCFSSMRCLERIKFDRNVMLKCFVLNDCQNLKTAQFCCQKLVELSIRDCPEIVEIPAFVGPSCLKRILIDRCGKLEYLQLNGCHNLKSVSGNFEIRRLCISDCPELEELPDLATLISLSLQRCKDLQIVAGICDHMELRELIISDCPELEELPNLFRLSYLERIVIDSCENLHSISGIEDLHLPKYMKLCYCSNAVIRNCIHKLKGVPSEVMYMLGKPVDGAESS